The window TCCTGCCCGGTGCTGTCCGATGTGAGATCGGACTTCTCAATGAGCTGGTGCTGAAGACGACGGATGAAGGAGTTTTGAGGGGCTAACTCCACCGAATCCTCGCCTTCTTTGACCGCACCGATCGCTTCTTCGGTATCCTTCAATGCCGCTTCCACGGGATCAACCGGCTCGGCGGATTCGTGCAGATTATATATACTGGCCAGACTGTGCTCTATTTGAGCCAGCGTATTGCTGCGGAGTACGTAAATCGGTATCTTGCTCTCCTGGGCGATTTCGAGGACCTTGGGATTCTTGCGATAATGATTCTTGGTGATCATGAACAAATCTGCATTGTTCAGACTGTCGACCAAATTCAGGGGGATTTGCATCCTGCGGGCGGTTTTCTCCAGCCGGCTACGATCGATCCCGAAGGGGAAAATTCTCTTATCGGCAGGCCCTCTGGATACGTCCTTGTTCCGATTCCTGGGCCGGACAGAGGAAGGAGGTGAGTCCTTCTTCTCGCTCTGCACTTCGCCGTTCTCGTCAAACCAGCGTTCCTCCACTTCCGCATCGCGCCCGCGGAGCAAGGCATCCACCACGCTGGCAACATCGGAATGAATAGCAACACGATCCCAGCTCTGGATCTCGACAATGACGTCGAAAGTAGGGGGCGCTTTTCGCTCCAGGATGGACTTCTGCGTGCGCCGCCGTCTGGCTTCTTCATCGCCTAAGGTGACGGTCTGAATGCCGCCCACAAGGTCGGAAAGGGTGGGATTCATAACCAGATTCTGCAGTGTATTGCCATGCGCCGTTCCCACAAGCTGCACTCCGCGTTCGGCAATGGTTCGAGCCGCTTGCGCCTCCAGCTCAGTGCCGATCTCATCGATAATAATCACCTCGGGCATATGGTTCTCAACCGCTTCGATCATCACGGCATGCTGCATCGATGGGCGAACCACCTGCATCCTTCTGGCACTCCCAATCGCAGGGTGAGGAATATCCCCGTCGCCAGCGATCTCATTTGAAGTATCAACGATGATCACCCGTTTCCCGAGTTCATCGGCAAGCACACGGGCCACTTCACGCAGCATGGTCGTTTTTCCCACGCCGGGACGCCCCAGAATCATGATGCTCTTGCCCGATTCCACCAAGTCCTGGATCAGCTTAACATTGCCAAACACCGCTCGCCCCACGCGACACGAGAGGCCGATGATGCGTCCGGCTCGATTTCTAATAGCCGAGATACGATGGAGAGTCCGTTCGATTCCGGCGCGATTATCTTCCCCAAAGAGACCAATGCGAGATACCACATAATCGATATCTTCAATGGAAACTTCTCCGGGGGCCAGAACTACCTGCTTATCGGGATACCGTGCCTGTGCTTGGCGACCTAGATCGAGGACCACCTCTAGCAGATGATCCCGATTTTGGTTATCCCAAAGGGGTCGAGCGATCGGTGACGGCAAGACATTGAGTAGAATATCCAGGTCATCGGTGATCGTTTTCTTCATCTGTTCTCATCCACCAGACGCGTGAAGTAGGCATGAAAGCGGGTATCGGCCGTCAGTTCGGGATGAAAGGCAGAGACAACCATGTTTCCCTCTCGGGCGGCCACCGGTGTTCCATCCGATAGCCGGGCAAGCACCTCTACAGATAAGCCAACATCTTCAATCCACGGAGCGCGAATGAAGACCGCATGAAACGGCATTTCACCCAGCACGGGCATGGAGAGATCGACTTCAAAACTATCCGCCTGACGGCCAAAAGCATTGCGCCGCACTTTGATATCCATGGCTCGGATGGAATAGCCGTCCAGCCCGATGATATCTTTGGCCAGGAGAATCATACCGGCGCAGGTCCCCAGAACCGGCATCCCTTCAGCAATGAGTTTGTGCACAGCATGAGTTAATTCATAACCGCGCATGAGCTTGCCGATGGTGGTACTCTCGCCGCCGGGGATCACCAGCCCATCCAAACCCTCAAGCTCCCGGGGGAGCCGCACCGGAACGGCTTCAACTCCAATGCCGCTCAATATGGTGATGTGTTCGACAAAAGCCCCTTGCAGGGCCAGGACGCCGATTCTTTTCATCTTGTTCTTACTGTGTTTATGTCAAGTATATCAAGGGATTCAGAGTGAGAGTGTTAATATCTACCACCCTCGTGTGGCCAGAAGCTCCGTCTCCGGTATCGACTTGATCTCCAATCCCGGCATGGCCTTTCCCAAATCCCGGGAAACCCTGGCGATGATTTCGGGGTCATTATAGTGAGTAGTGGCCTGGACAATGGCCTTGGCTCTGACCTGAGGATCGGAGGACTTAAAAATCCCCGATCCTACAAAGTTGCCTTCAGCGCCCAACTGCATCATCAGCGCAGCATCGGCGGGGGTAGCGATTCCTCCGGCAGCAAAATTGACCACCGGGAGCTTTCCGGTCTTGTGTACTTCAAGGACCAGATCGAACGGAGCGCCAAGCCTCTTGGCCTCCGCCATCAGCTCATCCTGGCCCATACTCTGAAGCTTGCGGATTTCTGAGATCACCGACCGCATATGCCGGACCGCCTCAACAACATTGCCTGTGCCCGCCTCACCCTTGGTCCTGATCATCGCCGCGCCTTCCCCAATACGACGCAAGGCCTCTCCCAGATCACGACAGCCACAAACAAACGGTACTTTGAAATCATGTTTCCAGATGTGGTTGGCTTCATCAGCCGGGGTGAGCACTTCCGATTCATCAATGAAGTCGACACCCAGCGCCTGGAGCACCTGAGCTTCCACAAAGTGTCCGATGCGGCACTTGGCCATTACCGGAATGCTGACTGCTTTGATGATGCCTTCGATCATCGTCGGATCGGACATTCGGGCCACTCCACCATCGGCGCGGATATCGGAAGGGACCCTTTCCAGGGCCATCACAGCACAGGCGCCAGCCTCCTCGGCGATCTTCGCCTGCTCCGGGGTAACCACATCCATAATCACCCCACCCTTTAGCATTTGGGCCAGCCCCGTCTTGACCGTCCATGTGCCCTTCTCCATCCTGAAGTCCTCCAAACCCTTAAGTGAAAGGCAGCTTGATCCACATCGTCCAAACTACCCAAAACAACTTTGGCCGAATAGCATTTCGTGCAGAAATATTCTACCCTTGCTATAAGGTGAATGCAAGCATCGCCAAAATCGCCTCGAACGGTAGATTCCGAGCAGTTGGAACAGCCATTGTCCACTACTGCAACTGCCGCCGCTACATCAATACAGTGGCTGATGTCTGATATAGCAGGAGAGAATATATTCCGGAGTGCAGAACCGAGGCGCGGATATAGACACTTAACCGATAGTGCTCAGTTCCAAAAGTGCCCTATTTCCGCTGATTGACGCCACCCAAAATGCCTGATCGTGAAGACTAGAACCACTGAGTCAGGGGGGTAGGAATCAGGCTTTCACCGTGAAGTTCCTGCATTTTTTCGAGCGCCTTTTTTTCCAATGTGGTCAACAATGACGCGAATCCCTCGCGCTCTTCCGCTTTGAGACTATCCATGATCTCTCGCAACACCGTCAAGTCCTTGGATCGCTCAATGGCCTCTTCCCCCTTCTGGGTGAGTGTCACTCGAATGAGATTCTTCTTGGGCAGATCCTTGACTCTTCTGATCAGCTCGTCCTTTTCCATGTTGTCCAGGATCACCTTCACTGTGTGAGGCTCTCTGTACAGCCACCGGGCGATTACGGCAGGCGTCACCGGTGTTGTAACACCCCTGATAACATACAAAACCTGAATCTGAATCCTGGAGACGCCAATGGACTGAAGTTGAAGGTCCATCGCTTTGCCAATCGCATCATGGGTTAGCCGGAACAGAAACCATAGTTTCTCGTAGCTTTCAACGAGTTCATTTGTCTGTACCATCACTTCCTCAACTCTTGCACTGTATTTTGACGTCAGGCCACTCTTAATGGATCAAACTTCTCTTGCACACATATGATGAACCACCCACTATACCAACCCATACGGATGTTATATCAGGCCCCGATCAATGTCAAGGCAGCCGATAACGCCTCAATCAGTGAATTTTGTAGTTCAATCGATGTGCCGAGTCAGTGGTACTACAGCCACATGGTCTCCGGGGGACGAGGAATCCACGAATTAAGGTCTCGCCTGAAAATAGCAATTGGAGAGGTTGCTCCCTGGGGAAGTCTTCTTGCAGAATGGTGTTCAGTAGGGCCTGTAAACGATTTGCACTCGCTCCAAATAATCGATGAGTTCGTCAGTCAATTCTCGAATAGCGTCGGTGGCGCTTGCCTTGGCTGCCTTCTCAATCGCCGCACCGATCTCAGTGATGCCATCAAAACCATAGCAGCCGCCGGACCCTCTCATTGAGTGCCCTAGAATTCTGATGGTTTCGAATTCACCCAACTGGAGTGATTTCGAGATGGTGGCGATGTCAGATTGTCGGTTCTTCAAAAACTCGGGTATCAGTTCTTCGAGGTCCTCATCCACCTCGGCAATGATTTTCCCGTTCTGTTTTGTGGCAAAGTTATCCATATCTATGAATATTCTCCTGCACTGCTTAATCAGAGCTTCCTTGGTTACTTGACGCTGGCGACTTACAAGCATATTCATGGATGGCTTCCATCAGCCGTTTCTTTTTGATGGGTTTGGTCAGGTGACCGTTACAACCCGCCTGAAGGCTTTTGAGTTCATCTTCTTTGGAGGCGTGAGCCGTGAGGGCAATAATCGGTGTTGATTCAAGCCCCTGTGCCTTTTCCCATTTACGAA is drawn from Dehalococcoidia bacterium and contains these coding sequences:
- a CDS encoding Hpt domain-containing protein, with the translated sequence MNMLVSRQRQVTKEALIKQCRRIFIDMDNFATKQNGKIIAEVDEDLEELIPEFLKNRQSDIATISKSLQLGEFETIRILGHSMRGSGGCYGFDGITEIGAAIEKAAKASATDAIRELTDELIDYLERVQIVYRPY
- the pdxT gene encoding pyridoxal 5'-phosphate synthase glutaminase subunit PdxT; protein product: MKRIGVLALQGAFVEHITILSGIGVEAVPVRLPRELEGLDGLVIPGGESTTIGKLMRGYELTHAVHKLIAEGMPVLGTCAGMILLAKDIIGLDGYSIRAMDIKVRRNAFGRQADSFEVDLSMPVLGEMPFHAVFIRAPWIEDVGLSVEVLARLSDGTPVAAREGNMVVSAFHPELTADTRFHAYFTRLVDENR
- a CDS encoding MarR family transcriptional regulator, which encodes MVQTNELVESYEKLWFLFRLTHDAIGKAMDLQLQSIGVSRIQIQVLYVIRGVTTPVTPAVIARWLYREPHTVKVILDNMEKDELIRRVKDLPKKNLIRVTLTQKGEEAIERSKDLTVLREIMDSLKAEEREGFASLLTTLEKKALEKMQELHGESLIPTPLTQWF
- a CDS encoding response regulator is translated as KKAPCEIETAQNGELAIGRFKSARYDLVLMDVQMPVRDGYSATREIRKWEKAQGLESTPIIALTAHASKEDELKSLQAGCNGHLTKPIKKKRLMEAIHEYACKSPASSNQGSSD
- the pdxS gene encoding pyridoxal 5'-phosphate synthase lyase subunit PdxS: MEKGTWTVKTGLAQMLKGGVIMDVVTPEQAKIAEEAGACAVMALERVPSDIRADGGVARMSDPTMIEGIIKAVSIPVMAKCRIGHFVEAQVLQALGVDFIDESEVLTPADEANHIWKHDFKVPFVCGCRDLGEALRRIGEGAAMIRTKGEAGTGNVVEAVRHMRSVISEIRKLQSMGQDELMAEAKRLGAPFDLVLEVHKTGKLPVVNFAAGGIATPADAALMMQLGAEGNFVGSGIFKSSDPQVRAKAIVQATTHYNDPEIIARVSRDLGKAMPGLEIKSIPETELLATRGW
- a CDS encoding AAA family ATPase, coding for MKKTITDDLDILLNVLPSPIARPLWDNQNRDHLLEVVLDLGRQAQARYPDKQVVLAPGEVSIEDIDYVVSRIGLFGEDNRAGIERTLHRISAIRNRAGRIIGLSCRVGRAVFGNVKLIQDLVESGKSIMILGRPGVGKTTMLREVARVLADELGKRVIIVDTSNEIAGDGDIPHPAIGSARRMQVVRPSMQHAVMIEAVENHMPEVIIIDEIGTELEAQAARTIAERGVQLVGTAHGNTLQNLVMNPTLSDLVGGIQTVTLGDEEARRRRTQKSILERKAPPTFDVIVEIQSWDRVAIHSDVASVVDALLRGRDAEVEERWFDENGEVQSEKKDSPPSSVRPRNRNKDVSRGPADKRIFPFGIDRSRLEKTARRMQIPLNLVDSLNNADLFMITKNHYRKNPKVLEIAQESKIPIYVLRSNTLAQIEHSLASIYNLHESAEPVDPVEAALKDTEEAIGAVKEGEDSVELAPQNSFIRRLQHQLIEKSDLTSDSTGQEPNRRVIILKK